In a genomic window of Streptomyces koelreuteriae:
- a CDS encoding trans-sulfuration enzyme family protein: MDTGMDMGMRMDARSGTTPRALATEAVHAGRDDLARQGLHAPPIDLSTTYPSYDSRGEAARIDAFAATGSEPDGPPVYGRLGNPTVARFETALARLEGTEAAVAFASGMAALSAVLLVRASMGLRHVVAVRPLYGCSDHLLTAGLLGSEVTWTDPAGIADALRPDTGLVLVESPANPTLAEVDLRAVAHACGSVPLLVDNTFATPVLQRPAEQGARLVLHSATKYLGGHGDVLAGVIACDEELAGRLRQVRFATGGVLHPLAGYLLLRGLSTLPVRVRAASANAAELARRLAADPRVARVHYPRIGGAMVSFEVHGDPHEVIAGVRLITPAVSLGSVDTLIQHPASISHRIVDADDRQDAGVSDSLLRMSVGLEDVEDLWADLDRSLLGARGTARPATAHPHPPTDETPYGADALPNSPAPDATRSPSRAVITSVPSST; this comes from the coding sequence ATGGACACGGGCATGGACATGGGCATGAGGATGGACGCGCGTTCGGGTACCACACCGCGCGCTCTCGCCACCGAGGCCGTGCACGCCGGTCGGGACGACCTCGCCCGGCAGGGGCTGCACGCCCCGCCGATCGACCTGTCCACCACCTACCCCTCGTACGACAGCCGCGGCGAGGCGGCCCGGATCGACGCCTTCGCCGCCACGGGCTCGGAGCCGGACGGCCCGCCCGTCTACGGACGGCTGGGCAACCCGACCGTCGCCCGCTTCGAGACCGCGCTGGCCCGTCTGGAGGGCACCGAGGCGGCGGTCGCGTTCGCCAGCGGCATGGCCGCGCTCAGCGCCGTCCTCCTCGTACGCGCCTCGATGGGGCTGCGGCACGTCGTGGCCGTACGTCCGCTCTACGGATGCAGCGACCATCTGCTGACCGCCGGGCTGCTGGGCTCGGAGGTGACCTGGACCGACCCGGCCGGAATCGCCGACGCGCTGCGCCCCGACACCGGTCTGGTCCTGGTGGAGTCCCCGGCCAACCCCACGCTCGCCGAGGTCGACCTGCGGGCCGTCGCCCACGCCTGCGGTTCGGTGCCGCTGCTTGTGGACAACACCTTCGCCACACCCGTCCTCCAGCGCCCCGCCGAGCAGGGCGCCCGGCTGGTGCTGCACAGCGCCACCAAGTACCTCGGCGGGCACGGCGACGTGCTGGCGGGCGTGATCGCCTGCGACGAGGAGCTCGCGGGCAGGCTCCGCCAGGTGCGGTTCGCCACCGGCGGTGTGCTGCACCCCCTGGCCGGCTATCTGCTGCTGCGGGGGCTGTCCACCCTCCCCGTACGGGTCCGGGCCGCCTCCGCCAACGCCGCCGAACTCGCCCGCCGCCTGGCCGCCGACCCGCGAGTGGCCCGTGTGCACTACCCGCGCATCGGCGGCGCGATGGTCTCCTTCGAGGTGCACGGCGACCCCCACGAGGTCATCGCCGGAGTCCGCCTCATCACCCCCGCCGTCAGCCTCGGCAGCGTCGACACCCTCATCCAGCACCCGGCGTCCATCAGCCACCGCATCGTGGACGCGGACGACCGACAGGACGCCGGGGTGAGTGACAGCCTGCTGAGGATGTCGGTGGGCTTGGAGGACGTAGAGGACCTCTGGGCGGACCTGGACAGGTCCCTCCTAGGGGCGCGGGGAACTGCGCGACCAGCCACAGCGCACCCGCACCCGCCGACCGACGAAACCCCCTACGGCGCCGACGCACTCCCCAACTCACCCGCACCCGACGCAACCCGCTCACCCAGCCGCGCCGTGATCACCAGCGTCCCCTCCTCCACCTGA
- a CDS encoding Lrp/AsnC family transcriptional regulator — protein MAESVVLDPVDLHLLRLLQNDARATYRDLAAQVGVAPSTCLDRVTRLRRSGVILGHRLELDPAKLGRGLEALLSVQVRPHRRELVGPFVERIRALPESRTVYHLTGPDDYLVHVAVADMADLQRLVLDEFTSRREVARVETRLIFQQWECGPLLPPSPSAQSG, from the coding sequence ATGGCCGAATCTGTCGTACTGGACCCGGTGGATCTCCATCTTCTGCGGCTGTTGCAGAACGACGCCCGGGCGACGTACCGGGATCTCGCCGCGCAGGTCGGCGTGGCGCCGTCGACCTGTCTGGACCGGGTGACCCGGCTGCGCCGCTCGGGCGTGATCCTCGGGCACCGGCTGGAGCTCGATCCGGCCAAGCTGGGGCGGGGCCTGGAGGCGCTGCTGTCGGTGCAGGTCAGACCGCATCGGCGGGAGCTGGTGGGACCGTTCGTGGAGCGGATCCGGGCGCTGCCGGAGTCACGGACCGTGTACCACCTGACCGGCCCGGACGACTATCTGGTCCATGTCGCGGTCGCCGACATGGCCGATCTGCAGCGGCTCGTACTGGACGAGTTCACCTCGCGGCGGGAGGTCGCGCGGGTGGAGACCCGGCTGATCTTCCAGCAGTGGGAGTGCGGACCGCTGCTTCCGCCTTCGCCCTCGGCTCAATCCGGATGA
- a CDS encoding GNAT family N-acetyltransferase, whose protein sequence is MRRFTTAFRAWRTRRHENAPPTDHTESPAPEPVPGASTLWRMRTTVQDEPGSLAALCTALAGERVDILSLQTHPLADGTVDEFLLRAPGELAASGIATAVRTAGGTDTWIERADAHDLVDAPTRVLGLAARTALDAAELPLALRQLLGRCTIRSQPAPAGGDRATDGVPVEGALDDTVLRLRAPEGGVITVERPYLPFTPTEFARARALVELDARLGPRLPRGRDVLTLAEGADITVRRADTRDLEPARAMHERCSDRTLRLRYHGPVGDADRYLNHLLSPRFGRTLAVQTASGRVVGLGHLLWDGDETEVALIVEDAWQRRGVGAELLRRLVAMAVDAGCASVYAVTQASNTGMVAAMRGLGLPLDYQVEEGTLVITARLGERVASGAGELGSASAP, encoded by the coding sequence ATGCGACGGTTCACCACGGCGTTCCGGGCCTGGCGGACACGACGCCACGAGAACGCGCCGCCGACGGACCATACCGAGTCCCCGGCACCGGAGCCGGTGCCGGGGGCGAGCACGCTGTGGCGGATGCGGACCACGGTCCAGGACGAGCCGGGGTCCCTGGCGGCGCTGTGCACGGCCCTCGCCGGGGAGCGCGTCGACATCCTGAGCCTGCAGACCCATCCGCTGGCCGACGGCACGGTGGACGAGTTCCTGCTGCGGGCCCCGGGTGAGCTGGCGGCGTCCGGCATCGCCACGGCCGTCCGGACCGCCGGCGGCACCGACACCTGGATCGAACGGGCCGACGCGCACGACCTGGTCGACGCGCCGACCCGGGTCCTGGGCCTCGCCGCCCGCACCGCCCTGGACGCGGCGGAACTTCCTCTGGCCCTGCGCCAGTTGCTGGGACGCTGCACGATCCGCTCCCAGCCCGCACCGGCCGGCGGCGACCGGGCGACCGACGGCGTGCCGGTGGAGGGCGCCCTCGACGACACCGTGCTGCGCCTGCGCGCCCCGGAAGGCGGAGTGATCACCGTGGAGCGGCCGTACCTGCCGTTCACCCCGACCGAGTTCGCCCGGGCCAGGGCCCTGGTGGAACTGGACGCCCGGCTCGGCCCGCGCCTCCCGCGCGGCCGGGACGTGCTGACCCTCGCCGAGGGTGCCGACATCACCGTGCGCCGGGCCGACACCCGTGATCTGGAGCCGGCCCGGGCCATGCACGAGCGGTGCTCGGACCGCACGCTGAGGCTTCGCTACCACGGTCCGGTCGGTGACGCCGACCGGTATCTGAACCATCTGCTCAGTCCCCGCTTCGGCCGTACGCTCGCCGTGCAGACCGCGTCGGGGCGGGTGGTCGGGCTCGGGCATCTGCTGTGGGACGGGGACGAGACGGAGGTCGCGCTGATCGTCGAGGACGCGTGGCAGCGGCGGGGCGTGGGTGCCGAGTTGCTGCGCAGGCTGGTGGCGATGGCGGTGGATGCCGGGTGCGCGAGTGTGTATGCCGTGACGCAGGCGTCGAACACCGGCATGGTCGCGGCGATGCGGGGGCTGGGGCTTCCTCTCGACTATCAGGTGGAGGAGGGGACGCTGGTGATCACGGCGCGGCTGGGTGAGCGGGTTGCGTCGGGTGCGGGTGAGTTGGGGAGTGCGTCGGCGCCGTAG
- a CDS encoding alkaline phosphatase D family protein, with the protein MSHRPFPGRRSVLRGSLAASAALSLPTALGAAPAFARSGRPKAGWGVQAGDVTSDSGLVWVRSDRPARMIVETSATESFRNPRRWHGPLLGPGTDFTGTTPLRGLPSGEQIHYRVLLADPDDPRRTGEPVTGSFRTASVKRRDGVRFVWSGDQAGQGWGINPDLGGYRIYDAMGALDPDFFLCSGDNIYADGPLTETVALPDGRTWRNITTEEKAKVAETLAEFRGNFRYNLLDENLRAFNARVPSIIQWDDHEVTNNWYPGEILGDTRYTEKNVDVLASRARQAFSEYFPISTLRRPSGRVHRVQHHGPLLDVFVLDMRTYRNANSTDDQPTDAQGILGREQLEWLKRELSRSRAVWKVIASDMPIGLVVPDTGDGKPNIEAVAQGDPGKPLGRELQIAELLRFIKHRRITGTVWLTADVHYTSAQHYLPSKAAFTDFEPFWEFVSGPLNAGAFPANTLDGTFGPDRVFIKAPTTANVSPAGGYQFFGEVDIDGGSGELTVRLREQDGTVLFTQVLQPGRVGQ; encoded by the coding sequence ATGTCACACCGTCCGTTCCCCGGGCGCCGTAGCGTCCTGCGGGGTTCCCTCGCCGCGTCGGCGGCCCTGTCCCTGCCCACCGCTCTCGGAGCGGCGCCGGCCTTCGCCCGGTCCGGGCGTCCGAAGGCGGGGTGGGGTGTGCAGGCGGGCGACGTGACCTCGGACTCCGGGCTGGTGTGGGTGCGCTCCGACCGGCCCGCCCGGATGATCGTCGAGACGTCGGCGACCGAGTCGTTCCGCAACCCGCGCAGATGGCACGGCCCCCTGCTGGGCCCCGGCACGGACTTCACCGGCACGACCCCGCTGCGCGGACTGCCCTCCGGAGAGCAGATCCACTACCGGGTGCTGCTCGCCGACCCGGACGACCCGCGCCGCACCGGCGAACCGGTCACCGGCAGCTTCCGCACCGCGTCCGTCAAACGCCGCGACGGCGTACGGTTCGTCTGGTCGGGCGACCAGGCCGGACAGGGCTGGGGCATCAACCCGGACCTCGGCGGCTACCGGATCTACGACGCGATGGGCGCCCTGGACCCGGACTTCTTCCTCTGCAGCGGCGACAACATCTACGCCGACGGCCCGCTCACCGAGACCGTGGCCCTGCCCGACGGGCGGACCTGGCGGAACATCACCACCGAGGAGAAGGCGAAGGTCGCCGAGACCCTGGCGGAGTTCCGCGGCAACTTCCGCTACAACCTCCTGGACGAGAACCTGCGCGCCTTCAACGCCCGGGTCCCGTCCATCATCCAGTGGGACGACCACGAGGTCACCAACAACTGGTACCCGGGCGAGATCCTCGGCGACACCCGGTACACCGAGAAGAACGTGGACGTGCTCGCCTCCCGCGCCCGCCAGGCGTTCTCGGAGTACTTCCCGATCTCCACGCTGCGCCGCCCGAGCGGCCGGGTCCACCGCGTGCAGCACCACGGCCCGCTGCTGGACGTCTTCGTCCTGGACATGCGCACCTATCGCAACGCCAACTCGACGGACGACCAGCCCACCGACGCGCAGGGCATCCTCGGCCGCGAGCAGCTGGAGTGGCTCAAGCGCGAACTGTCCCGCTCCCGGGCGGTGTGGAAGGTGATCGCCTCGGACATGCCGATCGGTCTGGTCGTCCCGGACACCGGTGACGGCAAGCCGAACATCGAGGCCGTCGCGCAGGGCGACCCCGGCAAGCCGCTGGGCCGCGAACTGCAGATCGCCGAGCTGCTGCGGTTCATCAAGCACCGGCGGATCACGGGCACGGTGTGGCTGACGGCCGATGTGCACTACACCTCGGCGCAGCACTACCTGCCGTCGAAGGCCGCCTTCACCGACTTCGAGCCCTTCTGGGAGTTCGTCTCGGGCCCGCTCAACGCCGGTGCCTTCCCGGCGAACACGCTCGACGGCACCTTCGGCCCGGACCGGGTGTTCATCAAGGCGCCGACGACCGCCAACGTCTCCCCCGCCGGCGGCTACCAGTTCTTCGGCGAGGTCGACATCGACGGCGGCAGCGGCGAACTGACGGTGCGTCTGCGCGAGCAGGACGGCACCGTGCTGTTCACGCAGGTGCTCCAGCCGGGCCGGGTCGGCCAGTAG
- a CDS encoding DUF885 domain-containing protein — MSEIKSPLPREVADAYVDELIALDPITGTFLGVKESSSRLPDTSPAGQEASAELARRTLARLDEAERLPGADSEIERRCGRLLRERLDAELAVHDAEESLRSVSNLSSVAHAVRQVFTVTPAQTEEDWTAIAERLRAVPAALEGYRQSLALGLERKLYGGPRATATFVEQLGEWADADGEGQGWFEQFAAGGPPSLRSELDTAARSATEAVLRLRDWMRDVYAPAIEGSPDVVGRERYARWVRYFNGTDLDLDEAYAYGWSEYHRLLGEMKKEAEKILPGAATPWVALAHLDEHGTHIEGVDEVRDWLQSLMDGAIDALDGTHFDLAERVRRVESRIAPPGSAAAPYYTEPSDDFSRPGCTWLPTMGKTRFPVYDLVSTWYHEGVPGHHLQLAQWKHVAQDLSRYQASVGMVSANAEGWALYAERLMDELGFLTDPERRLGYLDAQMMRAVRVIIDIGMHLELTIPDDSPFHPGERWTPALAQEFFGSHSSRPADFVESELTRYLSMPGQAIGYKLGERAWLLGRENARTRHGAAFDPKSWHMAALSQGSLGLDDLVDELSKL; from the coding sequence ATGTCTGAGATCAAGAGCCCGCTGCCCCGTGAGGTCGCCGACGCCTACGTCGACGAGCTCATCGCCCTCGACCCGATCACCGGCACGTTCCTCGGCGTGAAGGAGAGTTCGAGCAGGCTGCCCGACACCTCGCCCGCGGGCCAGGAAGCCTCCGCGGAGCTGGCGCGCCGGACGCTGGCCCGGCTGGACGAGGCCGAGCGGCTGCCCGGCGCGGACAGTGAGATCGAACGCCGCTGCGGACGGCTGCTGCGCGAGCGGCTCGACGCCGAACTGGCCGTGCACGACGCCGAGGAGAGCCTGCGCTCCGTCAGCAACCTGAGCTCCGTCGCCCATGCGGTGCGCCAGGTGTTCACGGTGACACCGGCGCAGACGGAGGAGGACTGGACGGCGATCGCGGAGCGGCTGCGCGCGGTCCCGGCCGCGCTGGAGGGGTACCGGCAGTCCCTGGCGCTCGGCCTGGAGCGGAAGCTGTACGGCGGGCCCCGCGCCACGGCCACGTTCGTGGAGCAGCTCGGCGAGTGGGCCGACGCGGACGGCGAGGGGCAGGGCTGGTTCGAGCAGTTCGCGGCCGGGGGCCCACCGTCGCTGCGGTCCGAGCTGGACACCGCCGCCCGCTCGGCCACCGAGGCCGTGCTGCGGCTGCGCGACTGGATGCGGGACGTGTACGCGCCGGCGATCGAGGGGTCGCCGGACGTGGTGGGCCGGGAGCGGTACGCGCGCTGGGTGCGCTACTTCAACGGCACGGACCTCGACCTGGACGAGGCGTACGCCTACGGCTGGTCCGAGTACCACCGTCTCCTCGGCGAGATGAAGAAGGAGGCCGAGAAGATCCTGCCGGGCGCGGCCACGCCGTGGGTGGCGCTGGCGCACCTGGACGAGCACGGCACGCACATCGAGGGCGTCGACGAGGTACGCGACTGGCTCCAGTCCCTGATGGACGGGGCGATCGACGCGCTCGACGGCACCCACTTCGACCTGGCCGAGCGGGTGCGCCGGGTGGAGTCCCGCATCGCCCCTCCGGGCAGCGCCGCGGCCCCGTACTACACGGAACCCTCGGACGACTTCTCACGCCCGGGCTGCACCTGGCTGCCGACGATGGGCAAGACGCGCTTCCCGGTCTACGACCTGGTGTCGACCTGGTACCACGAGGGCGTCCCCGGCCACCACCTCCAGCTCGCCCAGTGGAAGCACGTGGCGCAGGACCTCTCCCGCTACCAGGCGAGCGTCGGCATGGTGAGCGCCAACGCCGAGGGCTGGGCCCTGTACGCGGAGCGGCTGATGGACGAACTGGGCTTCCTGACGGACCCGGAGCGCCGCCTCGGCTACCTGGACGCGCAGATGATGCGCGCCGTGCGCGTCATCATCGACATCGGCATGCACCTGGAGCTGACCATCCCGGACGACTCCCCCTTCCACCCCGGGGAGCGCTGGACGCCCGCGCTGGCCCAGGAGTTCTTCGGCTCGCACAGCAGCCGCCCCGCGGACTTCGTGGAGAGCGAGCTGACCCGCTACCTGTCCATGCCGGGCCAGGCCATCGGCTACAAGCTCGGCGAACGCGCCTGGCTCCTGGGCCGCGAAAACGCCCGCACCCGCCACGGCGCCGCCTTCGACCCGAAGTCCTGGCACATGGCCGCCCTCTCCCAGGGCTCCCTGGGCCTGGACGACCTGGTGGACGAACTGTCCAAGCTGTAA
- a CDS encoding immunity 21 family protein: MVRYAEPGTVEWVESGGGPLIAVPETVLPFWAGADGEETASDYDRACEVDGPVGLLPVGDCTALVLGDEPASTTYLPDQGVFVRWCAGNSEGELLASVPGAVATAQWEPEVTWQVPGPVLLFDAAWPGGEASGSDRVRVVLEPGRYAVRAARVQPGPEVWLGLVQLRLVAPR, encoded by the coding sequence ATGGTGCGATACGCGGAGCCGGGCACGGTGGAGTGGGTGGAGTCGGGCGGCGGACCGCTGATAGCGGTGCCCGAGACGGTGCTGCCGTTCTGGGCGGGTGCGGACGGTGAGGAAACCGCGTCCGACTACGACCGGGCCTGTGAGGTGGACGGACCCGTCGGGCTGCTGCCGGTCGGCGACTGCACGGCACTGGTACTGGGCGACGAACCGGCCTCGACCACGTATCTGCCCGACCAGGGTGTGTTCGTGCGCTGGTGTGCGGGCAACTCCGAGGGCGAGCTCCTGGCGAGCGTGCCGGGCGCTGTCGCGACGGCGCAGTGGGAACCGGAGGTCACCTGGCAGGTGCCTGGGCCGGTGCTTCTGTTCGACGCGGCCTGGCCTGGAGGCGAGGCCTCGGGGAGTGACCGGGTGCGGGTTGTTCTGGAGCCGGGGCGTTATGCGGTTCGGGCGGCTCGGGTGCAGCCGGGGCCCGAGGTGTGGCTGGGGCTGGTGCAGCTTCGGTTGGTGGCGCCCAGATAG
- a CDS encoding AAA family ATPase codes for MRLHRLTVTAFGPFGGTQSVDFDELSTAGLFLLHGPTGAGKTSVLDAVCYALYGSVPGARQGSGQGATLRSDHAAPAIRTEVALELTVAGRRLEITRQPPWERPKKRGTGTTLDKAQTWLREYDATAAAWKDLSRSHQEIGEEITQLLGMSREQFCQVVLLPQGDFARFLRADAEARGKLLGRLFDTRRFADVEKRLAERRRATEAQVRDGDADLLADAHRMQQAAGDAMELPDLDPGEPGLAEAVLRAAAVARSTAREQLTVTECTLYAAESAQAVTGRALDDVRELARLQKRFADAQERTASLEQGAEAYREAQATMERARKAEKVAPALDLRESADAEHRRAADAEARARALLPESFADAGAAGLATAARRAAEELGGLDSARRAERRLAELLDERAGLDRQERADADVLREAEDWLDGWEETRTGLQNRVDSAQQAASLAEQLDVRREPARQRLAAARRRDRLTQDTDEAITRARDAQERMLRAKQHWLDLKEQRLTGIAAELAAHLTDGEPCAVCGATEHPAPARKDAGHVDREAEEDALAAYQSADERRASDERRLGDVREALAAATAEAGDTPTEQLFDEAEELEEQYEQARRGAAELHSARERLRQAGQEQERRVAARQEAAVRTAARVGHRERLDRERAGLEEELKRARGALDSVAARAAQLERRTALLTDAADTARAAEDTAQRLKDADARLADAAFRAGFETPQAAADALLDDAVHRELQRRLDAWQTEEAAARAVLAEADTAAAARQRPADPESAERAASAADRRTRDAASAHDAAARRCAELDRLSARANASVRRLAPLREEYDRVARMAGLAAGTSADNERRMRLESYVLAARLEQVAAAATVRLRRMSSGRYTLVHSDDRTGRGRSGLGLHVVDAWTGRERDTATLSGGETFFASLALALGLADVVTDEAGGVRLDTLFIDEGFGSLDDQTLDEVLDVLDSLRERDRSVGIVSHVADLRRRIHAQLEVVKGRSGSVLRQRGT; via the coding sequence CTCCACCGGCTCACGGTCACTGCCTTCGGCCCCTTCGGAGGCACCCAGAGCGTCGACTTCGACGAGCTGTCCACCGCCGGGCTGTTCCTGCTGCACGGACCCACCGGCGCGGGCAAGACGTCCGTCCTCGACGCCGTGTGCTACGCCCTGTACGGCTCGGTGCCCGGGGCCCGGCAGGGCAGCGGACAGGGCGCGACCCTGCGCAGCGACCACGCCGCGCCCGCGATCCGCACCGAGGTCGCCCTCGAACTCACCGTCGCCGGACGCCGGCTGGAGATCACCCGCCAGCCGCCCTGGGAGCGCCCCAAGAAGCGCGGGACCGGCACGACACTCGACAAGGCCCAGACCTGGCTCCGCGAGTACGACGCGACAGCCGCCGCCTGGAAGGACCTCAGCCGCTCCCACCAGGAGATCGGCGAGGAGATCACCCAGCTTCTCGGCATGAGCCGGGAGCAGTTCTGCCAGGTCGTGCTGCTGCCGCAGGGCGACTTCGCCCGGTTCCTGCGCGCCGACGCCGAGGCCCGCGGCAAACTGCTCGGCCGCCTGTTCGACACCCGGCGCTTCGCCGACGTCGAGAAACGCCTCGCCGAGCGGCGCCGGGCCACCGAGGCCCAGGTGCGGGACGGCGACGCCGATCTGCTGGCCGACGCCCACCGGATGCAGCAGGCCGCGGGCGACGCCATGGAGCTGCCGGACCTGGACCCCGGAGAACCCGGGCTGGCCGAGGCCGTGCTCAGGGCCGCCGCCGTAGCCCGCAGCACCGCACGGGAACAGCTCACCGTCACCGAGTGCACGCTCTACGCCGCCGAGTCCGCGCAGGCCGTCACCGGCCGGGCCCTCGACGACGTACGCGAACTCGCCCGGCTGCAGAAGCGGTTCGCGGACGCTCAGGAACGGACGGCGAGCCTGGAGCAGGGCGCCGAGGCGTACCGCGAGGCCCAGGCGACCATGGAGCGGGCCCGCAAGGCCGAGAAGGTCGCGCCCGCCCTGGATCTGCGGGAGTCCGCCGACGCCGAACACCGGCGGGCCGCCGACGCCGAGGCACGCGCGCGTGCCCTGCTGCCCGAGAGCTTCGCCGACGCGGGCGCGGCCGGACTCGCCACGGCCGCGCGCCGGGCCGCCGAGGAACTGGGCGGACTGGACTCGGCCCGCCGCGCCGAGCGACGGCTGGCCGAACTCCTCGACGAGCGCGCCGGCCTGGACCGCCAGGAGCGGGCTGACGCTGACGTGCTGCGCGAGGCGGAGGACTGGCTCGACGGCTGGGAGGAGACCCGCACCGGGCTCCAGAACCGGGTGGATTCCGCGCAGCAGGCCGCCTCACTCGCCGAACAGCTCGACGTACGGCGCGAGCCCGCCCGGCAGCGGCTGGCCGCGGCTCGGCGGCGCGACCGGCTCACCCAGGACACCGACGAGGCCATCACCCGCGCCCGGGACGCACAGGAGCGGATGCTGCGCGCCAAACAGCACTGGCTCGACCTCAAGGAACAGCGCCTGACCGGTATCGCGGCCGAACTGGCCGCGCACCTCACCGACGGCGAGCCCTGCGCCGTCTGCGGTGCCACCGAACACCCCGCCCCCGCCCGCAAGGACGCCGGGCACGTCGACCGCGAGGCCGAGGAAGACGCCCTGGCCGCCTACCAGAGCGCCGACGAACGGCGCGCCTCGGACGAGCGGCGGCTGGGCGACGTACGGGAGGCGCTGGCGGCGGCCACCGCCGAGGCCGGTGACACACCCACCGAGCAACTCTTCGACGAGGCAGAGGAGTTGGAGGAGCAGTACGAGCAGGCCCGCCGAGGCGCCGCCGAACTGCACTCCGCGCGGGAGCGGCTGCGGCAGGCCGGGCAGGAGCAGGAACGGCGCGTCGCCGCCCGGCAGGAGGCCGCCGTACGGACCGCCGCCCGGGTCGGACACCGGGAGCGGCTGGACCGGGAACGGGCCGGTCTTGAGGAGGAGCTGAAGCGGGCGCGGGGCGCCCTGGACAGCGTCGCCGCGCGGGCCGCGCAGCTGGAGCGGCGGACCGCGCTGCTCACGGACGCCGCCGACACCGCCCGCGCCGCCGAGGACACCGCCCAGCGGCTCAAGGACGCCGACGCCCGGCTCGCCGACGCCGCCTTCCGCGCAGGCTTCGAGACCCCGCAGGCCGCGGCCGACGCCCTTCTCGACGACGCCGTCCACCGCGAGCTGCAACGGCGGCTTGACGCCTGGCAGACCGAGGAGGCCGCCGCCCGGGCCGTTCTCGCCGAGGCCGACACCGCGGCCGCCGCCCGGCAGCGGCCCGCCGACCCGGAGAGCGCGGAGCGGGCCGCCTCCGCCGCGGACCGGCGGACCCGCGACGCCGCCTCCGCCCATGACGCCGCCGCCCGGCGCTGCGCCGAACTCGACCGGCTGTCCGCCCGGGCGAACGCCTCGGTACGCCGACTGGCGCCGCTGCGCGAGGAGTACGACCGGGTCGCCCGCATGGCCGGCCTCGCCGCCGGCACCTCGGCGGACAACGAACGCCGGATGCGCCTGGAGTCGTACGTCCTCGCGGCCCGGCTGGAACAGGTCGCCGCCGCCGCGACCGTACGGCTGCGGCGCATGTCCTCCGGCCGCTACACCCTCGTCCACTCCGACGACCGCACCGGGCGCGGGCGCAGCGGACTCGGACTGCATGTCGTCGACGCGTGGACCGGCCGCGAGCGGGACACGGCGACCCTGTCGGGCGGCGAGACGTTCTTCGCCTCCCTCGCCCTCGCCCTCGGCCTCGCGGACGTCGTCACGGACGAGGCGGGCGGTGTACGGCTGGACACCCTCTTCATCGACGAGGGCTTCGGCAGCCTCGACGACCAGACCCTCGACGAGGTCCTCGACGTCCTCGACTCCCTGCGCGAACGCGACCGCAGCGTCGGCATCGTCAGTCATGTGGCCGACCTGCGACGGCGGATCCACGCGCAGCTGGAGGTCGTCAAGGGCCGGTCCGGATCGGTGCTGCGGCAGCGCGGGACTTAG